In the Paramisgurnus dabryanus chromosome 5, PD_genome_1.1, whole genome shotgun sequence genome, one interval contains:
- the entpd2a.1 gene encoding ectonucleoside triphosphate diphosphohydrolase 2a.1 yields the protein MGNQQQCQIITATAVMLLAVGGILLTVIPTEDIKEPAQFMYGIVLDAGSSHTAMFIYRWPADKQNGTGVVSQHSECHVKGGGISSYAGIKGGAAQSLQECMEQAVHNIPKPRHKLTPLYLGATAGMRLLNISKPKESNEILKEVGDKLKSYPFSFKGATILSGQEEGAYGWVTVNYLLENYIKYGFVGHWLSPGRPTIGALDFGGASTQITFVTEETIENKDNFMKLQLYGKDYKIYTQSFLCYGRDQVLLRLLAHLIMTQGSDSSVVHPCYPAGYSDSVKLSSVFDTPCVNRQTPYKPDDNLQITGTGDYNQCLGNVSRLFSFNNCSYSKCSFDGVFQPNITGNFMAFSAFFYTHSFLQETTGITITSPAHFKHAARAVCNMSFQEINTKVPNQGNRLKDYCAVSIFVQELLINGYGFNNFSFPHISFQRKAGETSVGWSLGYMLSLSNLLPAEDLSLRKGLNPHAWNALVFIFSFLLIMAIFFLLRANCKKESGKKESSDGIV from the exons ATGGGTAACCAACAGCAATGCCAGATCATCACCGCGACTGCAGTTATGTTGCTGGCGGTCGGTGGCATTCTTCTGACCGTCATTCCCACTGAAGACATCAAAGAGCCAGCACAGTTCATG TATGGCATAGTCTTGGATGCTGGGTCCTCCCATACAGCCATGTTCATCTACAGATGGCCAGCAGACAAGCAAAACGGTACAGGCGTTGTGAGTCAACACTCAGAGTGTCATGTTAAAG GAGGTGGGATCTCCAGTTATGCGGGTATTAAAGGAGGAGCAGCCCAGAGCCTTCAGGAATGTATGGAACAAGCTGTTCACAACATCCCCAAACCTAGACACAAACTTACTCCTCTGTATCTTGGGGCCACAGCAGGCATGAGACTGTTGAA TATTTCTAAACCCAAAGAGTCAAATGAGATTTTGAAAGAAGTGGGAGATAAGCTGAAGTCCTACCCGTTCAGCTTTAAAGGAGCCACGATTTTAAGTGGACAAGAGGAGGGAGCCTATGGATGGGTCACAGTCAACTACCTGCTTGAGAACTATATTAAG TATGGTTTTGTGGGTCACTGGCTGTCCCCAGGCAGACCCACGATCGGTGCACTAGACTTTGGTGGAGCTTCGACTCAGATCACTTTTGTGACTGAAGAAACCATAGAGAACAAGGATAATTTCATGAAATTGCAGCTGTATGGGAAAGACTATAAGATTTACACCCAGAGCTTTCTGTGCTATGGGAGAGATCAGGTGTTACTCAGACTGCTGGCACATCTGATAATG ACTCAAGGATCAGACAGCTCTGTAGTTCACCCCTGCTATCCTGCAGGTTACAGTGACTCTGTAAAGCTGAGCAGCGTGTTTGATACTCCATGCGTTAACAGACAAACTCCTTATAAACCTGATGACAACCTGCAAATTACTGGTACTGGAGACTACAATCAGTGTCTGGGAAATGTTTCTCGTCTCTTTTCTTTCAACAACTGTTCTTATTCCAAATGCTCTTTTGATGGAGTCTTCCAGCCCAACATTACAGGAAACTTCATG GCATTTTCTGCATTCTTCTACACTCATTCATTCCTTCAAGAAACTACTGGCATCACCATCACCTCCCCAGCACACTTCAAGCACGCTGCCCGTGCTGTCTGCAACATGAGCTTTCAAGAG ATAAACACTAAGGTTCCGAATCAGGGAAACCGTTTGAAGGATTACTGTGCAGTCTCCATCTTTGTCCAGGAGCTCCTGATAAATGGATATGGCTTTAATAATTTCTCCTTCCCACACATATCTTTCCAGAGAAAG GCGGGAGAGACCTCTGTTGGCTGGTCCCTTGGCTACATGCTAAGTTTAAGCAACCTGCTTCCTGCCGAAGATTTATCTCTGAGAAAAGGACTGAATCCTCATGCCTGGAATGCCCTGGTCTTCATTTTTTCATTCCTTCTTATAATGGCTATATTTTTTCTGCTGCGTGCTAACTGTAAGAAAGAAAGTGGTAAGAAAGAAAGTAGTGATGGTATTGTTTAA
- the LOC135732099 gene encoding ectonucleoside triphosphate diphosphohydrolase 2, with amino-acid sequence MQSQIFIAGATLFLSFIGILLLVINTEDVKGPAKFMYGIVLDAGSSHTSMYIYKWPANKYNGTGIVSQHTECHVKGGGISSYAGIKGGAAQSLQECMDQAVQDIPESRHKRTPLYLGATAGMRLLNISKPKESDEIMEEVVDKLKSYPFSFKGATILSGEEEGAYGWVTVNYLLEKFVKYGLVGQWVFPGKEMVGALDLGGASTQITFETEQIVEDTDNLMNLRLYGRDYNIYTQSFLCYGKDQVLLRLLAHLITTQGSDSSVVHPCYPAGYSESIQLVSVFDSPCINRQTPYKPDDNLKITGSGNFNQCLGNISQLFSFNNCSYSKCSFDGVFQPNITGNFMAFSSFFYTIDFLQKATGITITFPVHLENAARAVCNMSFQEMQNKFPNEGNYLRDYCADSVLVNALLIRGYGFNDLSFPHISFQEKAEDTSVGWALGYMLSLSNLLPSEDVSVRKALHPDACRAAIFLFSVLFIASIICLVLTYHRNGTKGCCSPLSVCTS; translated from the exons ATGCAAAGCCAAATCTTTATCGCCGGCGCGACTTTGTTTCTTTCATTCATCGGCATTCTTTTGCTCGTAATCAACACTGAAGACGTCAAAGGACCAGCAAAGTTCATG TATGGAATAGTCCTGGATGCTGGATCTTCTCATACTTCCATGTACATCTACAAATGGCCAGCAAACAAGTACAATGGAACTGGCATTGTCAGTCAACACACAGAGTGCCACGTAAAGG GAGGTGGGATCTCCAGTTATGCGGGTATCAAAGGAGGAGCAGCCCAGAGCCTTCAGGAATGTATGGATCAAGCTGTACAGGACATCCCTGAGTCTAGACACAAACGCACTCCTCTGTATCTTGGGGCGACAGCGGGCATGAGACTACTGAA TATTTCTAAACCCAAAGAGTCAGATGAGATTATGGAGGAAGTGGTAGATAAACTGAAGTCCTACCCGTTCAGCTTTAAAGGAGCCACGATTTTAAGTGGAGAAGAGGAGGGAGCCTATGGATGGGTCACAGTCAACTACCTGCTTGAGAAATTTGTCAAG TATGGTTTAGTGGGTCAATGGGTGTTCCCAGGAAAAGAGATGGTTGGTGCTTTAGACTTGGGAGGAGCTTCAACTCAGATCACCTTTGAGACGGAGCAGATAGTAGAGGACACGGACAACCTGATGAATCTGCGACTGTATGGACGAGATTATAACATTTACACTCAGAGCTTTCTGTGTTACGGGAAAGATCAAGTTTTACTCAGACTGCTGGCACATCTGATAACA ACTCAGGGCTCAGACAGTTCTGTAGTTCACCCCTGCTATCCTGCAGGTTACAGTGAATCCATACAGCTGGTCAGCGTGTTTGATTCTCCATGCATTAACAGACAAACTCCTTATAAACCTGATGACAACCTGAAAATAACTGGCAGCGGAAATTTCAATCAATGCCTGGGAAATATTTCTCAACTCTTCTCTTTTAACAACTGTTCTTATTCCAAATGCTCTTTTGATGGAGTCTTCCAGCCCAACATTACAGGAAACTTTATG GCATTTTCTTCATTCTTCTACACTATTGACTTCCTACAGAAAGCTACAGGCATCACCATCACCTTTCCAGTGCACTTAGAAAACGCTGCCCGTGCTGTCTGCAACATGAGCTTTCAGGAG ATGCAAAATAAGTTTCCTAATGAGGGGAACTATTTGAGGGACTACTGTGCAGATTCTGTCCTTGTGAATGCGCTCCTGATCAGAGGCTATGGCTTCAATGATCTCTCCTTCCCGCACATCTCCTTTCAAGAGAAA GCTGAAGACACTTCTGTTGGGTGGGCCCTTGGCTACATGTTAAGTTTAAGCAACCTTTTGCCTTCTGAAGATGTGTCAGTTAGAAAAGCACTGCATCCAGATGCCTGCCGTGCTGCAATTTTTCTCTTCTCAGTCCTTTTTATTGCATCAATTATTTGTCTTGTACTAACCTACCACAGGAATGGCACTAAAGGCTGTTGTTCCCCTTTATCAGTATGCACTTCATAG